The following coding sequences are from one Arthrobacter sp. 24S4-2 window:
- a CDS encoding DUF1206 domain-containing protein — protein sequence MREAADTAEEVTNSRPLEIMARAGFAVSGVLHFLMGSIALRLAMGGEGKADVSGAVKELASQPAGPILLWSSFAACVALAIWQTSDAIFDYSHLPKKEKVGRKLKAAGQAVVFAAFAVTLASFAIGTGKDNSQSTSDFTVTLMKAPGGVALLIIIGAAVAVTGVVYAIRGVRKSFEKNLRMPAPGTARTAVTVLGVVGYVAKGVALLLVGLLIVVATARSHPEESTGLDGGLKALRDQPFGLYLLAAVGIGLICYGVYSMMRAKLAKM from the coding sequence CTGAGAGAGGCCGCGGATACGGCCGAAGAAGTCACCAATTCACGTCCGCTGGAAATCATGGCCCGGGCCGGCTTCGCTGTGAGCGGCGTCCTGCATTTCCTGATGGGTTCCATCGCCCTCCGCCTTGCCATGGGCGGGGAGGGCAAGGCGGATGTCAGCGGTGCCGTGAAGGAGCTGGCCAGCCAGCCGGCCGGGCCCATCCTGCTGTGGAGCAGCTTCGCGGCCTGCGTGGCCCTGGCCATCTGGCAGACCAGCGACGCGATTTTCGATTACAGCCACCTGCCGAAAAAAGAGAAGGTCGGCCGGAAGCTCAAGGCCGCGGGGCAGGCCGTGGTGTTCGCGGCGTTCGCCGTCACGCTGGCCTCGTTCGCCATCGGAACGGGCAAGGACAACAGCCAGTCCACCAGCGACTTCACCGTGACCCTCATGAAGGCACCCGGCGGCGTTGCCCTGCTGATCATCATTGGCGCAGCGGTCGCCGTCACCGGAGTGGTGTACGCGATCCGCGGCGTCCGGAAGTCGTTCGAAAAGAACCTCAGGATGCCTGCCCCGGGCACCGCGCGCACGGCGGTCACCGTCCTGGGCGTGGTGGGTTACGTCGCGAAGGGCGTCGCGCTCCTGCTGGTCGGCCTGCTGATTGTCGTTGCCACCGCGAGGTCGCACCCGGAGGAATCCACCGGGCTTGACGGTGGATTGAAGGCGCTGCGGGACCAGCCGTTCGGCCTATACCTGCTGGCCGCCGTCGGAATCGGCCTCATCTGCTACGGGGTGTATTCGATGATGCGGGCAAAGCTGGCCAAAATGTGA